One Glycine max cultivar Williams 82 chromosome 6, Glycine_max_v4.0, whole genome shotgun sequence DNA segment encodes these proteins:
- the LOC100805806 gene encoding 50S ribosomal protein 6, chloroplastic: protein MSLVSSMFGCGVVMAASQAMGIGRRSDGGLTIVCSSRPQKKATAHHMKTRPRKTQAWDRNRKPTVYDPLPPLPPDWTLVIPADASSAPVTPPPPTPSA, encoded by the coding sequence ATGTCGTTGGTTTCAAGCATGTTCGGGTGTGGAGTGGTGATGGCGGCGTCGCAAGCAATgggaattggaaggagaagCGATGGTGGATTGACGATAGTGTGTTCGTCTAGGCCGCAGAAGAAAGCGACGGCGCATCACATGAAGACTCGGCCTCGGAAGACGCAGGCATGGGATAGAAACCGCAAGCCCACCGTCTACGATCCACTCCCTCCTCTTCCTCCTGATTGGACCCTCGTTATTCCCGCTGACGCTTCTTCTGCTCCCGTTACGCCTCCGCCTCCAACTCCCTCTGCCTAG
- the LOC100804735 gene encoding EPIDERMAL PATTERNING FACTOR-like protein 2: protein MGITQVCVSCHKYRQITFICLILFAIVFTTQGRTISSFVEVAPKEMRIMVAKPRIGSRPPKCEKRCSSCGHCEAVQVPVVPQIFQTHRRRHYSSERATKAVTYSSRGDDLSNYKPMSWKCKCGDYLFNP from the exons ATGGGCATAACTCAAGTCTGTGTCTCCTGCCACAAATATAGACAAATTACCTTCATATGCCTTATTCTCTTTGCTATTGTTTTCACGACCCAAG gaAGAACAATTTCCAGTTTTGTAGAAGTTGCCCcg AAGGAGATGAGAATCATGGTGGCAAAACCTCGGATAGGGTCTAGACCTCCAAAGTGTGAGAAAAGATGCAGCAGTTGTGGGCACTGTGAAGCAGTTCAAGTCCCGGTGGTACCTCAAATATTTCAAACCCATAGAAGGAGGCATTATTCATCAGAAAGAGCAACCAAAGCTGTTACTTACTCATCAAGAGGTGATGACCTTTCCAATTACAAACCAATGAGTTGGAAATGCAAGTGTGGGGACTACCTCTTCAATCCATGA
- the LOC100784612 gene encoding uncharacterized protein, with translation MMDSERALTQVQEIEQEGGVGGGTNKKMEVKNETNKKKRSSYFPKFGCFRIEHDASGRGFDIEVADESGQRPTPTHLIIMVNGLVGSAQNWKFAAKQFLKRYPKDTIVHCSERNSSMLTFDGVDVMGDRLAEEVISVIKRHPSVQKISFVGHSLGGLVARYAIAKLYGRDISMELSQGNGHCESQVSDQECHDRKYEGKIAGLEPINFITSATPHLGSRGHKQVPMFCGFYSLEKAVSRVAGVFGKTGKHLFLTDSDNGKPPLLLQMVRDSEDIKFLSALRSFKHRVAYANVRYDQLVGWSTSSIRRRKELPKRRHLSRHEKYPHIVNVETEKSTSVVADEVHDESRVSSGSSKLDFEEEMIRSLTTMSWDRIDVSFSGSMQKILAHSTIQVKTYRINSDGADVIQHMIDNFQI, from the exons ATGATGGATTCAGAAAGAGCACTGACCCAGGTTCAGGAAATAGAGCAAGAAGGTGGTGTCGGTGGAGGGACCAACAAGAAGATGGAGGTAAAAAATGAAACCAATAAGAAGAAGAGGAGTTCTTATTTCCCCAAGTTTGGTTGTTTCAGAATCGAACATGATGCTTCTGGGAGAGGTTTTGATATTGAGGTTGCTGATGAATCTGGTCAGCGTCCCACCCCTACCCACTTGATCATAATGGTTAATGGCCTTGTAGGCAG CGCACAGAATTGGAAATTTGCTGCAAAGCAGTTTCTGAAACGGTATCCAAAAGATACTATTGTACATT GCAGTGAACGCAATTCTTCCATGTTGACATTTGATGGTGTTGATGTAATGGGAGATAGACTAGCAGAGGAG GTTATATCAGTTATAAAACGTCACCCAAGTGTTCAGAAAATTTCATTTGTAGGTCACTCTTTAGGTGGCTTGGTGGCAAGATATGCAATAGCCAAGCTTTATGGGAGAGACATTTCTATGGAACTTTCTCAGGGGAATGGACATTGTGAAAGTCAGGTTTCAGATCAAGAATGCCATGATAGAAAATATGAAGGAAAAATTGCAGGACTAGAGCCCATAAATTTCATTACCTCTGCAACGCCACACCTTGGTTCTAGAGGGCATAAACAG GTTCCTATGTTTTGTGGATTTTACTCTCTAGAGAAAGCAGTATCTCGTGTTGCAGGAGTTTTTGGTAAAACGGGAAAACATCTTTTTTTAACTGATAGTGACAATGGAAAACCCCCTCTTCTTCTTCAGATGGTTCGTGATTCCGAAGATATTAAATTCCT GTCTGCTTTACGCTCCTTCAAACACCGTGTTGCCTATGCAAATGTTCGTTATGACC AACTTGTTGGATGGAGTACGTCATCTATCAGGCGTAGAAAGGAGCTCCCTAAG CGCCGGCATCTTTCAAGACATGAGAAGTACCCGCATATTGTAAATGTAGAAACAGAAAAATCTACTTCTGTTGTTGCTGATGAAGTTCATGATGAATCCAGAGTGAGTAGTGGATCCAGTAAACTTGACTTTGAAG AGGAAATGATCAGAAGCTTAACAACAATGAGCTGGGACCGAATAGATGTCAGCTTCAGTGGTAGTATGCAGAAAATTCTCGCACATAGCACCATTCAG GTGAAAACTTATCGTATCAATTCCGATGGAGCAGACGTGATTCAACATATGATTGACAATTTTCAGATATAA
- the LOC100499807 gene encoding Ergosterol biosynthetic protein 28-like: MKALGWWLIAVGTLRLASVWFGFFDIWALRLAVFSNTTMTEVHGRTFGTWTLLTCTLCYICAFNLENKPLYLATFLSFIYAFGHFLTEYLIYHTMEIKNLTTVGIFAGTSIVWMLLQWNAHSKVHLKHS, translated from the exons ATGAAGGCATTGGGATGGTGGCTGATAGCGGTAGGCACGCTTCGATTAGCTTCCGTGTGGTTCGGTTTCTTCGACATTTGGGCTCTTCGTCTCGCCGTCTTCTCCAACACTACAA TGACTGAAGTTCATGGGCGCACATTTGGAACTTGGACACTGTTGACCTGCACCCTTTGTTATATCTGCGCATTCAACCTTGAAAATAAGCCTCTCTACCTGGCTACTTTTTTGTCATTCATCTATGCATTCGGTCATTTCTTGACCGAATATCTAATTTATCATACAATGGAGATTAAGAATCTGACTACTGTTGGCATATTTGCAG GAACATCGATAGTATGGATGCTATTGCAATGGAATGCACACTCGAAAGTCCACTTGAAGCACTCTTAG
- the LOC100805268 gene encoding uncharacterized protein, with product MDPCPFVRLTVGNLALKIPVASKPALSVVHPSSSPCFCKIKLKNFPLQSAVVPFIPPESHFPDSQVHPIAATFHLSKSDIDKLAGKSIFAGKLCLKISIYTGRRGTTCGVSSGRLLGRVSVPLDLTGTVAKTTVFHNGWIRIGKDAKGSSAQFHLNVKAEPDPRFVFQFDGEPECSPQVFQIQGNISQPVFTCKFSFRNNGDRNHRSRSLQSEPGGSRSWLSSFGSERERPGKERKGWSITVHDLSGSPVAAASMVTPFVASPGSDRVSCSNPGSWLILRPSDGTWKPWGRLEAWRERGGSDGLGYRFELIPDTNGGMSAAGIVLAESTLSNNKGGKFVIDLSCRNGNVSGNGGSNGRATPGSATSPACSPRSSGDYGYGLWPYCMYRGFVMSASVEGEGRCSKPTVEVSVPHVNCTEDAAAFVALAAAVDLSVDACRLFSQRLRKELCQQLDLIG from the exons ATGGATCCTTGCCCTTTCGTGAGGCTCACAGTCGGCAACCTCGCCCTCAAAATTCCCGTTGCTTCTAAACCCGCGCTCTCCGTTGTtcatccttcttcttctccttgttTCTGCAAAATCAAGCTCAAGAATTTTCCTCTTCAATCCGCCGTCGTTCCTTTCATTCCTCCGGAAAGCCACTTCCCCGACTCGCAGGTGCATCCTATTGCCGCCACGTTCCACCTCAGCAAGTCCGATATCGACAAGCTCGCCGGAAAATCCATCTTCGCCGGGAAGCTCTGCCTCAAAATCTCGATCTACACCGGCCGGAGAGGCACCACCTGCGGCGTCAGCTCCGGGAGACTCCTCGGCCGAGTTTCCGTGCCCTTGGATCTCACCGGAACGGTAGCCAAGACCACAGTGTTCCACAATGGTTGGATTAGGATAGGAAAAGATGCCAAAGGCTCCTCCGCGCAGTTTCATTTGAATGTAAAAGCCGAACCCGATCCTAGATTTGTCTTCCAGTTCGACGGCGAACCTGAATGCAGTCCTCAAGTTTTCCAGATCCAAGGCAACATTTCACAACCTGTTTTTACCTGCAAGTTCAGTTTCAGAAACAATGGCGACCGGAATCACCGTTCCAG ATCGTTACAATCGGAACCAGGAGGTTCTAGAAGCTGGTTGAGTTCGTTCGGAAGCGAGCGCGAGAGGCCGGGGAAGGAGCGCAAAGGATGGTCCATAACGGTTCACGATCTTTCCGGTTCACCGGTGGCCGCAGCTTCCATGGTCACGCCTTTCGTCGCTTCGCCCGGTTCGGACCGGGTGAGCTGCTCCAACCCCGGCTCGTGGCTCATTCTTCGTCCTAGCGACGGCACGTGGAAGCCCTGGGGGAGGCTCGAGGCGTGGCGCGAACGCGGCGGCTCCGACGGCCTCGGCTACCGTTTCGAACTCATTCCGGACACCAACGGCGGTATGAGCGCCGCCGGCATAGTGCTTGCGGAATCCACGCTGAGCAATAACAAAGGTGGAAAGTTCGTCATCGATTTGAGTTGTCGTAACGGTAACGTTAGCGGAAACGGTGGATCTAATGGCCGTGCGACGCCGGGGAGCGCGACGTCGCCGGCGTGCAGCCCGAGGAGTAGTGGAGATTATGGATACGGCCTCTGGCCTTATTGTATGTATAGAGGTTTTGTAATGTCGGCGAGCGTGGAGGGTGAGGGGAGGTGCAGCAAGCCTACAGTGGAGGTGAGCGTGCCGCACGTGAATTGCACGGAGGATGCGGCGGCGTTTGTGGCTTTAGCGGCTGCCGTTGATCTGAGCGTGGATGCGTGCAGGCTTTTCTCGCAACGGCTGAGGAAGGAACTGTGCCAGCAGCTGGATTTGATTGGCTGA